In the Myxocyprinus asiaticus isolate MX2 ecotype Aquarium Trade chromosome 31, UBuf_Myxa_2, whole genome shotgun sequence genome, gtaataaaaccatagttaattttcataagggaatgtcaagtcaaatcatttttatttgtatagcgtttttcacagcaaacatcatttcaaagcagctttacagaaaattatgctttaacaggaAAAGcggtaatatagtaatgtctttgaGTCATAGTAGTgaggtttaataaaaaaataaaaaaacacattattgtaAATCACGCCTTAtctaatagaaaataattatatttatatttatatttagacctccagtgagcaagcttaaggcgactgtggcaaggaatacaaaactccataagatgttggttaatggagaaaaataaccttgggggaaaccaggctcactgtgggggccagttcccctctggctaatcagcatgaaaataatgccagtattagttatttatgtgcagtacaagtcaagatttaaaatgagtaaactaagtaagtgttaggggccaatgtttaaacaaaaagcttttgtatttactgtaagattaatgaccaaagtcttagaatttacattcttaattaactgcggaagtgcaaacagatgcattgtcttttgttatttggctgatgaaggctgcagttaatttattatctatgtattccattttaagagtgtagtccatcctttgaccaaggtgatgcaggcagaggtcagtaggGTGCATTGCAGTTTGACTGTAAGCTTGTGACAGATTAATTTTCTGGTGGAGTCCATCTTAAGTACAAGAatcaggcagtgtccagtgaagtatagactgaagtgatatctggctggcacaggctgcagttagttatCCTCTATGAAGTCCattgtagtagactgaagtgatgtcacACTAATAAAGTGTACTGTATAACTATCAGCTAATATCAGAAATCAGAtatctaaaaatgttttcttctttaaACAGGTTCAGTGTAGTTACTACTACACTGAATCGTGTAGTATAGCTAACTACTGTTTTAAAAGAGAAGCTTGACTGTAGGTGAATAACTCTTAAGTTCTAAGTAGCTTGTAGCTTTAAAAGCTACAATTTCAAAGAAGCTTTCCCAACActgatattaaaggtgcactcagaatttttttcctcaaaaaagttttactcctaaagtaattaatgtttaaacatgtatataaaatcatgagcactcacatgaaatgaagactcatatcagtaaccttataaaagctgttttattctacatggagagggtcccctcatgatGCCTGCCATgttgaggtcacatgaccagtcaaatactactcgcttaatctctgtAAATagcctgttatttgacactttcactcttggattaaattaatcgtgtctgactgtgaatagtgaatttctacaatggcatctttgactgaaaactactgattttgaataatgctgcatccacgccactaggtgtcactgcaagTTCTAGATTACACAAGcacaaagttactgagtgcaccttaaagctGGGATAAGAAAatgttaacattgaaaaaattacacactttaccgctttaattgtttcttttgttattttgtgtattttttgctTTGTAGTCCGAGGGCCACAGAAGGAACAGCATAGGAGTTTACAGAAAGAGTAAGTATGAATGAAATTCTTAAAATGTTGGCTAACAAAAAATTGCAAAGAATATCTACATTAAAGTCCCACATAAGACAAAACACACCATTATCTGAAGTCCAAGTTTATCCATTGTCTTTCCTCTGTTTCTTAAGACACTTCATCCAGTAATGGGTACTCTACTTCAACAGAGTCTTCATCTCCAGACAAGGCAGCATCTACTATTCAGAACCAGTACAGAAAGTAccagcagaagaaacagaaagatCACAAATGAAATGTCAAGCAAACTATGGTCAACTGTTGACTTTTGAAgtgtcacttttgcactgatcaAGACCCTGTATTTTCCTCCCTGAACCCAAACCTCAGAAACTGTGCACGTGCAAACCTGGTCTGGTTTCAGTGTTTAAGAGCAGCTTCAGTGATTGTCACGTATTCTGATTTACAGATTGCTGTCACCTGCACGAACACACACTGTCATACAATgataaacattttacagcatttactgatAACGGACACCACAGAGGCACACAAACACTTACAGATTGGAAGATATAAAGATAATTAAGTGTGTTATGCACACAACACAGTGCACAAACataatatgaaaaatacacatcTGTTATTTGAAAGAGAGGTGTGTATTTTTCAATCACAAATTTACAGCTAATGCAACTGTaagagtgctttttataaattgCCATGCCAATATATAATCACATTCAAAAAAACGTTTCATAAAGTCCAAGTTTTCCTCTAAGGTGTAGTGTCATTCTTCCCTCTACTGGTGAACTAGTGGAAGGGATGCAAAGGAAAAAGTCTTACACCATATCATAGAAGACACTGAATATATACATATCTATGAAAATTCTAAATATTTACAGTAGTTATTCATTTtgaatatacaatataaaacagAATATGTGACTCTGAATTCATTGAACTTTAGGCTCaggcacacagacagacatacttATTTTTAACTTTTTAGAATTTCTACTATCATGAattgaatagatagatagatagatagatagatagatagaaataaatataatttctaGTACATTTTGTCACAGCTTGATTTTATTGTgttctatccaattaaatttgtaaaaagaaattaagtttaattaatccatttgagttggggcTACATTAAAACTTTTTGTGGTCTTAATGTAGcatttatgagtagcttgtagtgtagtgcTTCTTTGATCTGTAAGCAGTAGCaattaaattgacagtgcaacgATTTCACTGCCCTTACACTTGATTACCTGGCATATGCTAATgattactaaaataaattaagttgggcCAACataagaacatttatttaaaaaaaaaaaaaaaaaaaaaaaaaaaaacttaccctcaaaaaaaagaaaagaaagagaaaaaaaaagaaaattatttttgcactctaatctctgtcttggctagtgcagatgcaattgaaactttgtaacgtagcacttttcatgttactgtctccttaagatgaatcacttatgttgtatccttcccCATTTTGTTAgctgctttgaataaaagtgtctgctaaatgaataaatgtaaacgtaAATGTAAAACCTTAGTAAATTGAGTTTGACGAACCTAATGGAGTTGAGTTAAAGGTATATTTCGGATTCAGtataagttaagatcaatcaacagcatttgtggcataatattgataaccacaaagattaattttgacttgatttcttccctttttctccccaatttggaatgcccaattcccaatgcactctaagtcctcgtagtgactcgcctcaatcctccGCAtgtgagaccatcaacctgcacatcttatcatgtggcttgttgagtgtgttaccgtggagacatagcacgtgtggaggcttcacactattctccgcggcatccacgctcaactcaccacgcgccccaccgaaagctaaccacattatagcaaccacgaggaggtaaccccatttgactctacgcaccctagcaaccgggccaatttggttgcttaggagacctggctggagtcattcagcacaccctggatttgaactcgcgactccaggagtggtagtcagcgtctttactcgctgagctacccagacccctgcccctccttttctttaaaaaaaaaaagaaaaaaaaaaagaaaaaaaaaaagaaaatccgtGTTTCAGTGAGGcatttgcaatggaagtgaatggggccaatttgtaagcgttaaaatctatttaaaagtatagccacaagacataaacaatatgttgtgttaacatgattttagtgtaataaaatcgcttattaaccttttctgtttaaaatcatagccagttttacaacttccttgccaTGAAGATGTATTGTCaacaaaaccctaaaatgactgtaaaaattatgatttaaaaactttacggttcaaataatacatgagccttaacagaggaattaatgtaaataattttataaaattataagttacaCATTTccgtttttaaaccctccaaaaattggccccatttacctcCATTGTAAatgcgttttttttgttttttttttaaataaaaaaggagggacgagtcaaacatttttatggtaatcaacattatgctacaaatgttttTGATTGAGCTTCATTAATatagaacccggaatattcctttaaaactagtACACTGATTaaacctaatccaactaaattatgtttatGTTAAACTGGCATAATCTGAATGAAATtcattaaattgcttgtaaaccTTTCTCTAATTAAATTAAGGGTAATgagtggatagatagatagatagatagatagatagatagatagatagatagatatggggAATAAATCACACAACGGACAAGACAGCATTCATAGAAAGATAGCTTTATTGCACAAGGTGTTGGAGtactctttttctgtttttgttttgtttttatagaaaaaaaaaactgtatatttaAACACAAGCAATTGCAAATTGAAGCAACTTTTTTCATAAAAGTTTAGGAATCCCCCTCTgcatttttttcaacattttttttttgttttttttttttttgttgttgttgtccctTTTAGTTATTTGTCTCCTTTTCCTTATTCTTTTAATAACCAGCAAAAGATTCAGAGCATGCAATGCCATTTTTCTTCAAGTTAACCAAAAGGTAGAAACAAAACcaaagtaaaaacaaacaaaacaaccaaCAACATAAATGAGTAAAAATATAAGACAAATTataaaaaggagaaaataaatcaAACGCCAGACATCTTTTCCGTCTGGGTTTCTGTGCTCCATTCAAAAATCAATGTGTAAACTATTTTTTGttagattttaatatttttttgtctttttaatccCCTCACATTTAAAGTTAAACCTTTAACCAGACATAATTGTGCCCTGGTTGCTAATGGAGATGTCGAAAATAGTAATTATTTATACAAAACAGTTTCGTATATACAAGAGTCTTTATTTGTAGATTAGAAATTATGCTGACATGGACGTCTAGGGTATAGCAGGACATTTTTCTTGGTTGAGGAAAAGGGGCTGATCGGATTATCTGGGCGGGGAAAACAGACGTGTGGGGGTGGAGTTCTATTCCTGACTCCGCCCAATATCCACACAGCTTCTGCTGTGATTGGTTGGAGCTCGGGGGTCCCTGATTCAACTGACTAAACAGGCCTGCCCCGTTGCGCAACACAACTGCATTTTTTCCCAACATAAACATCGGATAAAAAAACTAAGTTGGTcacaacttatttttttttaatttatcttttttattttttttataaataatgcaaccaaaaaatctaattttttataAGTCAGCAACTgtcctttaaatattaaaaacatgAGGGATGTGGGTGATCTCTGGGGTGGTTTTGGGAATATTTCACAAGATGTTTCACCTGAAAAGGCATGATTACTAAATACTGATATAGATATTGGTCTAAtcctaataaaacatgtttatggCAAAATGCACTGGGCAAGTCCGCCATCAGACGGACACAATAACCCAGTAAGTGGGCATTTGAGCAGCAATAAGAGGAACACATACTTCcttgaatgtttttaaaacactttagAAAGTCCACATTCGTTGCAACTCTGTTTTAGTTGTATTAGTTCTGGGTTATCAAATTTATTCATCTTACACAAACTTTGGGATACACTGTAACACAATCCTAATTAATAAAGCCACCAATATAACATCTCCTGGTAAGTCAACATGTTTTCTTCATATGCCACAAATAGATTCAAGATATATAATCATTCAATCAGCTCAATTTTAAACCCAACACAACACATCCCATCTCTGTACCTTTGAAAGATCTGTTGATTCCAATCATGCTAACATGGGGTATGATCAAACGGCTGCATATAACTGAATCCTGctgtaaaaaaacaatacatgtgTGCTATATCCTGTGCTGACATTTGCAGGGGTTAGGTGTTGAAAGTTACCAATATAAATACCTGGTACATAAATGTATCTGATCTTTCCCCTGATATATAAAATCTGACTTATCAGAAGTGCTGAAAGCTTGGATGCTCAAAGTAACAGGAGAGATCTcacattgaagggatagttcaccccaaaatgaaaatttggtcataatttactcagctaTATGTTTtaccaaacccatttgactttcttctgtggaacacaaaaggatagaatattagtcaccaatcactttcactgtatggaaaaaagatgcaatgaaagtaaatggtgaatgaGACTAACACACTCAactgcctaacatgtccttttgtgttccagggtaaaaagaaagtcatacaggcttggaacaaaataagggtttataaattacagaatttttatttttgggtgaactatcactttaagggccTAAAGAAAAGCTCTCAAAGCACTAAGGGTATTTTAAACTGCTCATTGGGCAACAGAGATGGTGCATACTGTAAATGGATTCAGACGGCACTCAAAAATGCCGCACATTCATCTATGAACAGGATTCGCAGTGGCAAATTTTCATTGTTTCCAAGCAACTGTAGAGAGTGTGTTTAAAAACGCCCATAAATATCTCGCAGCTGTCCTTCATGCCTGTGGAGCTCAACGGATAATGCCATACAGGCATGTTGCACTATACAGTCCGGATGATTATAACAATGACTGGAAGTTAGTTAAGGGCGACAACTCCAATGGCcttgtcccaaatgacacacttaaTGTATACTTAATGTCTTGCAGACTTGCGATGGGCATAGCCTGCACGTGTCTTGAATCACGTCTTTTTGATTTTCAGTGTCTCGTGCCATAAACGTTGCATTTTTAGGACGTTGTGCCaacttaaatgtagtttaaaacttTTTCTTGATACCCATGCATTCCTTTGTGCTCCCACTGTatttgaacacaagaatgcatcctgATATGAGGCTCCTTTACTCATtttgtaagtgtattttgtttcaTGTACAACTGCGCATTGCCTATCTAGCTGGAGTTGCACTGACTGCCCCATGCTGATTGCTACTCGTAAAAAAGAagttggtacttcaagcttgaattgctcagttgGTGGGAAAAGTCCTTATTGCAAAATATAGGCATGGTCTGGGGGCCATTAAttgcgttactttatttaacacgttattttttaatcgattaatcacactaaattaacatgctaaattgacagccctaatacaaATGCACTgtaaaggccctgatatacttccggagaggttcttcttaattttttttcaggggtaaaaagaagttctaaacagccgagcaatggtatactgtttgcaaacattcagacaacaGTCACatcgctgtgggaggcgtttagaggagcatttaaatatgaggcgGCTACATGtaaacctttactaacattaaaatgtgttatcaatgactttatgcctcattctatgagtaaaaTTCATATGAGGTCagcaaaagaa is a window encoding:
- the LOC127421917 gene encoding uncharacterized protein LOC127421917 isoform X1, which codes for MLVTMLTAIYMMVRVAEQLGIRWVRQPEPLPYMVSQPLPWQVHNVSQGRRRSRTEESEGHRRNSIGVYRKNTSSSNGYSTSTESSSPDKAASTIQNQYRKYQQKKQKDHK